From Camelina sativa cultivar DH55 chromosome 7, Cs, whole genome shotgun sequence, one genomic window encodes:
- the LOC104703704 gene encoding helicase-like transcription factor CHR28 isoform X4: MVTPYFDDVPGYGAGLGADHTSSVMSGFFNNSNSLSDSADNYVSSAQNCYNTNGAPLLEHTPNFVQNFSFQFFPNKEEAVNDVESGVSESQSDGASRMIFDRHGRVDNGSLERKPAIDSSSARGISFKCESYPSVSPACGRLYNSFNSHLSDHDLDRPDYCSSSFQENEAVHVTAKPEAESEKVVYSSVPGEYSVRDDSYAPGETNHWWSGASSCAVSYQTDIEKGYSFMAPQTVFPGQDSGNRNSSNFYDSNACMQYVAEDLSPVTQISEHLDFQIHQGDGEHIQPRSIDSNFSNSSFESVQSHSSECISDSDDDSDVCIIETNGPSAIPPRPVAMKKPVVTSEYSTIDHNFNQPGGLKLQSNKENMIFQAALQDLSQPNSEASPPDGVLTVPLLRHQRIALSWMAQKETSGFPCSGGILADDQGLGKTVSTIALILKERSKPAQACEESTKKEIFDLESESGECAPLKPSGKSDHFEHSQLLSNESKVGGDSVGKVRGRPAAGTLVVCPTSVMRQWADELHKKVTSEANLSVLVYHGSSRTKDPHELAKYDVVVTTFSIVSMEVPKQPLVDNDDEEKGGVHDGESATNGFCSNKKRKYPPDSKKKGSKKKKHVEFVSGPLAKVSWFRVVLDEAQSIKNYKTQVARACWGLRAKRRWCLSGTPIQNSIDDLYSYFRFLKYDPYSSYVLFCSTIKNPISRNPVKGYQKLQAILKTVMLRRTKGSFLDGKPIISLPPKSIELRKVDFTMEERDFYSKLEAESRSQFREYEEAGTVKQNYVNILLMLLRLRQACDHPLLVNGDYSFTWESSVGLAKKQIFSEASLAICGICNDAPEDAVVSVCGHVFCKQCIYERLTGDNNHCPFANCNVRLTISSLSSKTRLDDPKSGIQDLATSNHVESLDPCNDEDLPYGSSKIKAALEILQSLPKPQDLTDTNQISQNREDSCLPVIKSEGMRIDNPIKVAGEKAIVFSQWTKMLDLLEASLVSSRIQYRRLDGTMSVAARDKAVQDFNTLPEVTVMIMSLKAASLGLNMVAACHVLMLDLWWNPTTEDQAIDRAHRIGQTRPVTVVRFTVKDTVEDRILALQQKKRMMVASAFGEDEKGSRQSHLTVEDLSYLFMADS, translated from the exons ATGGTGACCCCATATTTCGATGATGTGCCTGGATATGGAGCGGGTTTGGGAGCCGATCATACTTCTTCCGTCATGTCAGGATTTTTCAATAACTCCAATTCTCTCAGTGATAGTGCGGATAACTATGTCTCTTCTGCACAAAACTGCTACAATACAAATGGCGCACCTTTATTAGAACATACCCCCAATTTTGTCCAGAATTTTTCGTTTCAGTTCTTTCCTAATAAAGAAGAAGCTGTAAATGATGTTGAGAGTGGAGTAAGTGAGTCTCAGTCGGATGGTGCCAGCCGGATGATTTTTGATAGACACGGGAGAGTAGACAATGGATCTTTAGAAAGGAAACCTGCTATTGATTCTTCTAGTGCAAGGGGGATCAGTTTCAAGTGTGAAAGTTATCCTTCAGTTTCTCCTGCCTGTGGCAGACTGTACAACAGTTTCAACAGTCATTTATCTGATCATGATCTTGACCGGCCTGATTATTGTTCAAGCAGTTTTCAGGAAAACGAAGCTGTTCATGTGACTGCTAAACCAGAGGCTGAGTCAGAGAAAGTGGTATACAGTTCAGTTCCAGGGGAATATAGTGTCAGGGACGATTCATATGCACCTGGAGAAACCAATCATTGGTGGTCTGGTGCATCAAGCTGTGCAGTCTCCTATCAAACAGATATTGAGAAGGGATACTCATTTATGGCACCACAAACTGTTTTTCCTGGCCAAGACAGTGGCAACAGAAACTCCAGTAATTTTTATGATTCAAATGCATGTATGCAATATGTGGCAGAAGATCTCAGCCCAGTGACTCAAATCAGTGAGCATTTAGATTTTCAAATACATCAAGGAGACGGTGAACATATTCAACCAAGGAGCATTGATTCTAATTTCTCAAATTCTAGCTTCGAATCAGTTCAAAGCCATTCTTCAGAATGTATATCcgatagtgatgatgattctgACGTCTGCATAATAGAAACTAATGGTCCTTCTGCAATCCCACCTCGACCTGTAGCTATGAAAAAGCCAGTGGTTACGTCAGAATATTCTACAATTGATCATAATTTTAATCAACCTGGAGGCCTGAAGCTTCagtcaaataaagaaaatatgatcTTCCAAGCTGCATTGCAG GATCTCTCTCAGCCTAATTCTGAGGCAAGTCCGCCTGATGGTGTCTTAACAGTCCCACTTCTGAGACATCAG CGAATTGCATTGTCATGGATGGCCCAGAAGGAAACAAGTGGCTTCCCCTGTTCGGGAGGAATACTGGCTGATGATCAG GGACTTGGGAAGACGGTTTCCACTATAGCTCTTATATTGAAGGAACGGTCTAAACCTGCCCAAGCATGTGAAGAAAGTACGAAGAAAGAGATTTTTGACCTTGAAAGCGAGAGTGGAGAATGTGCGCCTTTAAAACCCAGTGGTAAAAGCGATCATTTTGAACACTCTCAATTGCTTTCCAATGAAAGCAAAGTTGGTGGAGATAGTGTGGGTAAAGTGAGGGGAAGGCCAGCTGCTGGAACTCTTGTTGTCTGTCCCACTAGTGTTATGCGGCAGTGGGCTGATGAATTACATAAGAAGGTGACTAGTGAAGCGAATCTCTCTGTTCTGGTATACCATGGGTCTAGCAGGACAAAGGATCCTCATGAGCTGGCTAAATATGATGTTGTTGTTACCACATTTTCTATCGTAAGTATGGAAGTGCCGAAGCAGCCTCTTGTAGACAATGATGACGAAGAGAAGGGTGGGGTACATGATGGTGAATCTGCAACTAATGGCTTTTGctcaaacaagaaaagaaaatatcctcctgattctaagaagaaaggctcaaagaagaagaaacatgttgAATTTGTGTCTGGTCCTCTTGCGAAAGTTTCATGGTTTAGAGTTGTTCTTGATGAAGCACAGAGCATTAAGAATTACAAAACCCAAGTTGCAAGAGCATGTTGGGGCCTTCGTGCTAAACGGAGGTGGTGTTTGTCTGGCACTCCAATCCAGAATTCAATCGATGACCTCTACAGCTACTTTCGGTTCCTCAAATATGATCCTTATTCTTCTTACGTATTGTTCTGTAGCACGATTAAAAACCCTATTTCTAGGAACCCAGTGAAAGGATATCAGAAGCTGCAGGCTATCCTTAAAACAGTGATGCTTCGCCGAACTAAAG GTTCATTTCTTGATGGGAAACCCATCATCTCTTTACCTCCGAAGTCCATTGAATTGAGAAAAGTGGATTTCACTATGGAGGAACGTGATTTCTACTCCAAATTAGAGGCCGAATCTCGCAGTCAATTCAGG GAATATGAAGAAGCCGGAACAGTGAAGCAAAATTATGTCAATATCTTGTTGATGCTCTTGCGCCTTCGCCAAGCTTGTGATCACCCTCTTCTCGTGAATGGTGATTACAGTTTTACCTGGGAATCCTCcgttggattagctaagaagcaGATTTTCTCAGAAGCTTCACTGGCAATTTGTGGTATCTGCAAT GATGCACCTGAAGATGCTGTTGTTTCAGTCTGTGGTCATGTTTTCTGTAAACAGTGCATTTATGAGCGCCTTACAGGTGATAATAATCACTGCCCCTTTGCAAACTGCAATGTCAGACTCACCATCTCATCATTGTCTTCCAAAACAAGATTGGACGATCCTAAGTCTGGCATACAGGACCTTGCCACTTCGAATCACGTTGAGAGCCTTGACCCTTGCAATGATGAAGATCTTCCATATGGTTCATCTAAAATCAAGGCTGCTCTAGAGATCTTACAATCACTGCCTAAACCGCAGGATTTGACAGATACGAATCAGATCTCTCAAAACAGAGAGGACTCCTGTCTTCCTGTAATTAAGAGTGAGGGCATGAGGATTGATAATCCGATTAAAGTAGCTGGAGAAAAAGCGATTGTGTTTTCCCAATGGACAAAGATGCTGGACCTACTTGAAGCTTCTCTTGTTAGTTCGCGTATTCAGTATAGAAGGCTTGATGGAACAATGTCAGTTGCTGCTCGAGATAAAGCAGTGCAGGATTTTAATACTCTTCCTGAG GTTACTGTAATGATTATGTCTCTCAAGGCTGCTAGTCTCGGACTGAACATGGTGGCTGCTTGTCATGTTCTGATGCTGGACTTATGGTGGAACCCAACAACCGAGGATCAAGCAATTGATAGAGCACATCGTATAGGACAGACACGACCAGTAACAGTGGTTCGCTTCACAGTAAAGGATACAGTCGAAGATCGGATATTGGCCCTTCAG caaaagaagagaatgatgGTAGCCTCTGCGtttggagaagatgaaaaaggAAGCCGACAGTCTCACCTCACTGTAGAGGACTTGAGCTATCTGTTTATGGCAGATTCATGA